The DNA window ttttttcttataaacctattgttaacagaacacagtaaccgtcagcttctttgaccataaactttatgtaaaaagatattatgtcatgtcactgctgtttaaaaatacacattatttttttcagccgtgaataaataacgctttttcattttcatattgaatGCCTTTAACCTGTATACATGCcaaagtttcgaattttattcttgttgttcatgaacctactaatagcaggttacttactcgtataacgtattttgatgatcatgatgaaatcactcatccagtcactgatgaaatctgtgctatttatattaagatatgaataaaatctaaagtatgaaaactatgcaattgaaactttgtctattgaataaagttgctattgatatcatatcctgacaattatatttatctggtttaaaccagaccccaaattcgaggattcagaagaacgacaaaatgcttcaagaaaacagcttttctcttcgcttgactcgtgttggtgggggcactaccgccactaatatctccaaataaaatacaacccagcacaagataaaatatcatacttcataataatttattgataaatcaataccattctatgcctacctcgaattctcaagtatattcaaatcaagtatcaacttttgtcaaaggagtcagacagcttgcTGAAGGATTCGtataatcttgcaaattagacaaatatctgtaaatataaagtaccgtaatcatacccaccaaataaaaataaaaaaaattgtccagctttatcaatgtatgattatggactttcatcaaaatttattgagaagttaaaatactgaaatcttttaactattatggaaaaatggcgacagttgacaaacaaaatttctgtcaggctggccacatgtttggcatagacatagaaaaaatatagacggagggtagcacgatctaattaaccttataccaaattttgaaagacagaaatacctaccctacctgatcttcaatcagaccgccgccttttctttcgaacaactcaatatgtttatgaaaattatacgtaagtttgttcactagttggacatcagtcatatattttctaagtggaaagttgtgctgtaatgacgtcacagacgcgtcatctaggggtttctacaatctatgatgtttagatatcgtaaatgtcacttgataacatcatatgaaaatgaaatacttaagagtatatataaattatcattttcttaccttttcacagtctttggttagaattttctttatttatttgttttctagcacgcaattattttttctgtatcctcaaagctttgttccccattgtttcaatgacacgtgaccacgcggagaaaactgacacaggtccgtcctctgaaagcgccgccgcgcgactgaagaggccataagtgccatcgaaaatgttttcaatttcaaaaaatttttcaaaaaaattttttttttgcaaaaacaggattagtaacggatctttaaaattgggttcatagttgttccatctttcctttgcggatttggtagtatttgataaatattatattattttaatgacgctaccggcacaaactcatcagattcgtctagataatcgtattacctatatattgaagtaaaaaaaaagtcaaaaaagtttttatcccagctatgggaacgatttattgtttaaagaagaggtaactttgggatcattttctatcgagcgaagttgtaacattcatgttgttcaactccataacatactcaccagatgctgaaatttaacatatatcgtgtttagatttttccattgcgttttcctatgtttttaacggcttcaaaaaacgagtgcgcgcagcgtctacggaaatatatcgccttaaaacttttgaacctcagttttgacaatttggaccatattcttagcttgatatgtgttaaaatgtcaaatattataatattagcgccatctagccgagcgtctccCAAAGGTGtctcgccatctaggtcaccgtacctttttctgtatggttttgaggtacatttttttcttagactttatctgtgtCGGAGTTATATATTATCTCATTGCTATTAatatatttgtatgtatgtatttacagtATAACCCCGGTCCCGGCGTCCGAGGTGGTCCAATTCAGCGCGTGGTGGAAAACTCCCTGCGTGCTCTTCTACTCGTCCGCGAGCCTGCAGGACTCATAGCCGGCCGAGTATGGGCCTTATAGCGACGAGTGAGTGAAATTACCTTGTTTATTAATAACCTACTCTCATACTGGACAGCGAGCCTCGCACAGGAGATCATAGACAACCATCTCATTCTCTCCTCTACTGGACGGCGagcaaaaaaaaacgtatttgcTCCTCTACTACACGGCGAGCCTCAAAAATAAGTGTATCTCATTTGCACCTCTACTGGACGGCGAGCCGAAAAAATACGTGTTTGCTCCTCTACTACACGGCGAGCCTCAAAAATAAGTGTATCTCATTTGCACCACTACTGGACGGCGAGCCAAAAGAAAAAGTTTTTGCTCCTCTACTACACGGCGAGCCTCAATAACAAGTGTATCTTATTTGCTCCTCTACTGAACGGCGAGGCTCATATAGAAATCACGGCcgagccacgacattggtctaagcgcgacagcggtgagcggcagccatacgtgcgaatgaaaagtcccatcgctgtgtctcgctccaatgtatggccgccgctcaccgctgtcgcgcttagaccaatgtcgtggctgagccggtTAGTCCCAAACcgaattgacgtgaatttttaagtggagatagttgaagggatggaaagtgacataggctacattttgtcccttactaacgcgagcgaagccgcgggaaaagctagtattttttatattgcaatatTCGCAAGTgttatgaaaaacattgtgtgtctcgggcgtaagaatattgcaaattaGAGTCTTtaaatttaacttactctcgttaaattgattttttatcgtgcagaaacgtctgcgagcgatctGCCTGTTAAGATCGGTCTGTTAAgatcttacgggtagatgtttgctataacgccaccctaaggcgaggcggttgagaattgagggaaggcatggataaattcgcactcatccagcaggcctccgtggcgcagttggaagcgagatggccccggcaaggccagaggtcgcaggttcgagtcctgccggaggtgtgaatttttcctttaatttaaaatatatgttaCTCTCGTTAGCAATGTTCAACTTTCACCCCAATGTTGCACAATCACACGACATGTTGGACATTTtataaccgttttttttttgttacagggCTATAGGTCCATACAACATGAACGAGATGTTCTACCAAGTAATTGCTGAAGGACATTACAGTATGTACAACGAGTCTTAGCCGATATTGACTCTTAATATGTGTAaaagtttagtaaaacgtcccactttgtcggttaggGCCCATTGGGCTAATttttaaagtcacataaaatcaccattacatatttccatcatatcaggattcccctttcgaaattaacCGAGTATATTCGTTCTCGAAATTACTGCAATGCACCGTTATCATAAGGACGatatttgcttgtatctttatacgaGTAACCGAGGAAATGACCTTACGGCAAGCGCCAAAGTGGGGCGTTTTGCCGTAAAATGACACAACGTTGTAAGAGGAAAATTAGAATCAAGTGAAGTAAATTATGAAGATATTTTAGATACGTCATTGTAGTAGGATTATTggaaagatttcaaaattgTTACATTCATAAACTCACGCCTCTATTTCCAAAAAGGGTAGGCAAAGGTTGCTAGCCTaaaaaagtgcgttttcacattatccgatccgatatcggaccgatatcccatatatttacgccgccatctttgattttttcctttgaaatccttccgacatccgatatcggatcgtataatgtgaaaacgcacttagggatACAATTCAGAGAAAAAGCAGCATACTAAATCTTATGCGTTACAAGGGTGAAGATATATATGTGAAGTTGGTTtcgtatttattatttttgcatacCTAAAGCTATTTAAAGtgttatttatgaaaataatacaCGAATATTAGAATACAAAAATGtatttacaatattaataaatagcGAAGTACATTGAAATATGACAACATAAAATCTAAACTATCATATACTTATTGCTGCTAATAGTTATATTGCAAAAAGAAAGTTATTATTTAGGCTCTTTACACCTATTGCAATGTTTTTAATATCTTGGAcgataaaatacaaaattaaatatttttacaagaaCATGCCAAAAACACTGACTTTTGTTTAGTACATGTTTACATTTGCACCCTTAGCGCTTTAATTCAACCATGTTCatgattttataaatatgttAAAGGAATTTAAATTCTGTGCAACTTCGTACCTTGTCACAGTGACAAtccctggcaggcaagcatggtcgcgcgataaatgataaaacatcaggccgtccctatcgcactattcgtAAGTGCCAACCATGCTTCCCTGGTTGGAAAATTTCCCACTGTTTCATACACCCTTCAAATCAGCCTACCAGAAGGTGTGAATAAGTAGACACTTTCtggtaggcttgtgccgttcacaaactatgaactgttaggaataaaatcccatcaatgaccgaaatgaactgaatctttccgtgctctgagaatcggtctttgctcatttagttcagtataggatcggcgagcgcgagcggtttggatcgagaacgagcgtGTGACTGCGctgaccgagagcgagagctacttagcagagctacaaaaaaacgtcaagttttcatattaaacttcggttacttacaaccttttggcccggaatgttactatctgtggactatttgtattattttgacactattcggacCGTAGTTGttgctggtctggctgaactaaatgagcaaaagacctaaaagagcgaactagttcgtgggagcggttgaacgagatcggagcgctccgatcaacgaacgaaacggcacaagcctactttCTGGGCGAGTTAGGGTGAAATCACATTTATCAGCATGAGCCGCATTttgtgtatgagaaatcgcGGGTATCCTAAAGTTACGTGTATAATCGAAATGACAAGCGTTTTTTCTGAGATCTCCTTACTTGCTCCACGATATTTGGTTGTGATTTTAACAATGTTGTTGGTCTTTGTTCTAATACATACATTGGCATTTGTTTGTCCAATGAGGAAGCACACTCAAagtttatgacagatggcggcaccttattagtccattgcacagataaagaatttcatacgtgagagcgagaagatgatatttttttctctctctcacatatgaatgacagtgataatgcctagacacttgcacaggcgccgcctggctggataaaatgtcagtgtgcctcctcattgaggTATAGCCCGGTATTTTTAATGTAGGCTTAGGTTGAGATAAGTTTAAGACTGTAGAGATTACTATGTAACTATGTAACTAAGTCTTACCTAAACCAAGAGGTCATTGATTGTAGTAATTGTAAAATGAAATACCAAAACGTGTTCTTGACAAAAAATCCCGAAACATAGCGCTATCTAGTGCCATCTATTTCAACCGGCTAAATGGAGGGCagttttttaaatgtaaaatatgtaCAATAACTTGCTGTTTATTATTGCATACGAACTGATCATGACTGAGTCATTTCATCTTATTTATGTTCcaatcatttttatttaaataaagacaaaaataaattagttgttttattcataatattaattaaaaatacctattttcaCCTTAAAAATTAAGCCCTTCGGCCGCGTACCGAACCACCAGTTAGTTGTGCTGGTTTCGTATAAGGATAAAAAATCTTCTATAGCGACTGGTTATAAACTGGTGGTTACGTATGTGGATTGTGGATGAAGGGGATTATATAAATAGGATACGGATTGAACAGAGCTATGCACTAAGGAGTATAAAGTCCAAGTAAGCGACGCGTTCTTTTACATTCAGCAGgggtgtgatactatacagcacgaccacggatgattttattaattctgatgcggtacaaattcacgaaaaaaaatgtatttttttgtactgacgtttaaaaaaaatgtatccttatgattttggagtttcgacatagggcccggggtcgtgctaggtaggtactccctggcacgaccacactatatttaatgagattttaaatttctgttgcagtacaaattcacgaaaagaaatgtacttttttgtacttacctttaaaaaaaaataccctcatggtttcggagttttgacatggggtgtggtcgtgctagataggtggtacttcctggcacgaccacactatatttatgtttaatttgatggtcaaatgaatactaaacaagcgttttgaaattgtactatgtaaattacttcaaaaacttagtgcggtcgtgccagggagtacctatcgagcacgaccacaacccatgtcgaaactccgaaaccatgagggtactttttataaaaaggtaagtacagaaaagtacattttttttcgtgaatttgtaccactacagaaatttaaaaaatcattaaatatagtgtggtcgtgccaggaagtaccacctatctagcacgaccacaccccatgtcaaaactctgaaaccatgagggtatttttttttaaaaggtaagtacaaaaaagtacattttttttcgtgaatttgtactgcaacagaaatttaaaatctcattaaatatagtgtggtcgtgccagggagtacctacctagcacgaccacgggccctatgtcgaaactccaaaatcataagggtacattttttttaaacgtcagtacaaaaaagtacatttttttcgtgaatttgtaccgcatcagaattaataaaatcatccgtggtcgtgctgtatagtatcacaccagCAGGGCATTCGAACATTTCAAGCGCGCTTATACATTCTGCAGTACGTGGAGGTCCTTTAGACATTTACCATTTCCCATTCTGTGTTTGAGCACTGACTTCGGCCCTACACGGATCTCGTTCCTTGGCCTCACAGACCAActcctatagacatctattacaagacgactcgcggtggccagccttcctagtatttgcactgatataagcgcgggcgctcgccgtgcccgatcagtatcgaccaagtaacagacccgaaagcagcgcgtgtttttcgcacaaaaaaattggaaaagggtattttgatgccttaaagatgtccacctgtagtgtgaaatggtgtggaaaggtaacaagaagctcaaatttaaaaacagacggcattacattccacaaataagtcatatttataatttattcagagccggcataggtcaacttacattggccacttacgcgtcagtagagggacagtcatacttctgtcccttttcatctggcgcgactgcccgccgtccttgaaacggccaatcacagcgcgcttaacacattccccgcccgctcctcgcaccccaaacactggtgactcgtatcgcgaaccaaatatacaagactgccactctataggaggttctctgtgcttgGCCTTCTCTATAGCGGTGGTCGATTCACAACGTTTCACGTCatcttttttaatatttatttttatacttaacTATACATTAGAATAACGATTATATTTGTCGTTTCTCTGCTCTCTCAATTGCGCTTTATACTGCTCATCCACCACTAGAGCCCACCGTCTCCTATAAACACCAAGTTTCTTAAGTTCATCATACGCTATTCTATATCGTTCAATTATCTCTACGTATTCGCGCGATAAACTAAACAGTTCACAGTTGGTAACGGCCACGGCGGTATCATATCGCCGCTTGTGTTCCGATAGGAGTGCTATTTCGCCGAAATGGTCGCCGTCTTCTAGGTGTTCGAGCTCGAAGCCAGACGATGTGTAGAGTGCAACAGTGCCCTTGTTGATGAAATACATAACTTTGCCTGCAATATAAATATTTGCTCGTCACATGTCATAGTATGCATGAACAGGAATAACTTCTAACAAATCTACGACGCAAGGTAATGATGTATGGgtaaatcaactttttcttgcctgttattgccatggttatggtcccctgagtcacgctggttttatgcaaaattatgcaagtatgcatgtagtccatgtttgtttgtaggtggcaactTAAGGAAAGGGTTTGTTAAcgccagaaaaatgcatgtttgcatagtttaagtagcataattttgcataaaaccagcgtgactcaggggaccgtaaccatagcaataacaggcaagaaaaagttgattcacccgtATGCGCGCCGGGttcgtacgcaacacatgtaagcgGATAAGAACGAATCTTTCTCATCTCTTTACATGTATTGCGTACGTACACGGCGCGCTCACATACATACCGCGCGAcgtacgtttgttagaagagttactaCTGGTCTCATACTCTGCTGTGTAAGAAAGTGATACTATACATTTTGATATATAGTGTGCATTGGTCATTACACACATAGGCACTATTATgagcgctcgcttcgctcgcttaATACTGCCTCGTGTGTAATGCCGCTAATGATGACTGTACTAGTGGTTGCACTATCTCACCCATGGAATTAATTTGGTAAATAATATCCCCCTCTGTAAATATAGCTAGCTGGAACTTGAGAGAGATCTCGATGAGCAATCGCCACGGCAGCTGTTTGAGGAAAGTCACCTCTCGCACCATGTGGCGCCCAGTGTGCATTATTATGTCTTCGCGTAGTTGGCCGGTGACGAACTTTAGCATGGTTGACTcctggaaaataaataaataaatattattataggacattcttacacagattaagtGAGTCCcccagtaagctcaagaagacttgtgttgtgtgtatccatgactcaggaacaaaatatctgtgctcatcacaaaaataaacgcCCTTACAGGGATTCGGAACCGGGACCGCGTTTTAGCAGGCAGGGACACTACGCGCTAGGACAAACAGAAAGATTggaagagattttttttattagccgcCTATAGGTATTATTTTGGTGTCCCAATGCTGGACAAAGCACTGCCCTTGCTTCCTCCACGCAACCCTATCGTTTCAAATTACTTCCCAAAAACCCGATAACATAATACTTACTACAAAGAAGTTCGATCTGAACCGAAGCGCATAAAACTTGAGAACTTTCGTCTTAATCCACGAGGGGAATCGTCTCTGGTTCATATAAGTCTGTATCTGGTAAGACATCATGTAATATTTCGCTTTCGACGATTGGGTGCCGAAAAAGAGTATCATGTACTTGAAGGAGCAGTGGAGTTTTATGAACTGTAATCAGAATAATATTACGATTAGGTCGCGGACTTGACGCAAGGAGCGCGCAGCAAACTTCACCTACTAGAATACAATCGCTCGACAAAATGTCGGACTGAAGCCACTTGAGTCCAGTCTGTGGCTGTCATGACGCTGCAATTCCACCACCTGTCATTCCCACAAATGGTGGCCTCAGCGGCGGCCATTTTCTCCCTCCTCGCCTCGCTTATGTGAAAATTGTGACCTGTCGCTTATTAGCCTATTTAGTCAAGGTCACAATCGCTCAACAACGAAACCTTGGTGTCTATCACTCTTCTATATTAGTGGAACAGTAACAGATTCGATCGTCTCGGAGCGTGAGAGATTGGCCATTGGTCTACGAATACTGGCCATCTTCATGCGCTTATTAGTGGAAAATCGTCTATCGCTAACTAGACACTTACTTCAGCAATGATGTAGGAAAGTGTGGTAAAAATTTCGAAATCTCCGTCACGCTTAAGAAGATGTAAGTTTGAGTTCCTTCTTAACATATTcactgtaaaaaaaaacagatatgaACAATGTTTTAGAACCGATTTTAAGTATGACATATAATGTGCAAACGATTATTGAAAGCgatatacaccatgtttttattgaattccgttaacttcgtcATAATAGTTAGGtaaattataggaaacagatataaaacacacacattacgTACCTATGCTAAATTCGGTAACAGATGGTTttgaccctaagtgcgttttcacataattatccgatccgatatcggatgtcggaagcatttcaaaggcaaaaatcaaagatggcggctttaatgtatgtatgggatatcggtcctacatgtaatgctgtgttactttttgattaaataaaaaaaacgtaataTTAGCTAAACATTGTTGAGCATTacactttttgttcgtcgcgacatctattggcaagtagcagtactgataatttaacgcatgattgacgctagatgtctcTACCAATACCTTACTTCCTACCATATCGAAACGCAAGATTTAGAACCGATAATGTGAATACGCACTAATATGAAGTTCGAATCAAGCAGTACTTATAAGCAAAGCCCGGACGACGGGAGCAAAAATGCACTTTACAATAAGTAGTGCTTAATTAAATATCGACTATTTTATCGACATCCATAAGAAACAATTTTTGAATCAGAAATTTATTGatctttattatagttattatctTACATGTCATATTGTTAAgcttattattcattatttcagTAAACTAATTACATACTATAATAATCAtcaataattgaaaaatatatattaaaaaaatactaattgtttattacgaaaattatataaagaattgaaaataaaaatacaaacagaTCTTTTTAAAATTGTGTacaacaaccaatttttttatttatttcgtaaTGGTGGTCGAGTACATCGTGCTCTTTATCGATATTTTATCGACTTATAAAATGTGTTTCCTCGCACTATTGAGATGTCAACACATAATTTCTCCCGTCATCCGGACTTTGCTTATAAGTAAGTTTAAATTACGAGTCACTCACCTCCCCTCATCAAAGCATACGTGAACCTAACCTCCCCCGGTTTGTCCCACAAATCTCCAATAGTAATCCAGGAGCTGTTCCTTGGTTGCTCCGGGGTATATCCCCCCTCTTTGTAGAACTCGAGGCCgaattggtttattatattccAGGACAAATATGTGGTTATGTAAAGGAAGAGTTCTAAAACTACTTCTGAGGGCACCtgtgaataaaaaatataatgaatagggaacttgactgtagttaaaataaaatatgttatatatatatatataagaaaaagccttagcgtctatttcagacgatttatggtatAATGTCCGAAAGACATCGTAACTTTTGACCGTGA is part of the Leguminivora glycinivorella isolate SPB_JAAS2020 chromosome 10, LegGlyc_1.1, whole genome shotgun sequence genome and encodes:
- the LOC125230429 gene encoding cyclic nucleotide-gated cation channel alpha-3-like, translated to MVMFKYHSNICKVLELKVPSEVVLELFLYITTYLSWNIINQFGLEFYKEGGYTPEQPRNSSWITIGDLWDKPGEVRFTYALMRGVNMLRRNSNLHLLKRDGDFEIFTTLSYIIAEFIKLHCSFKYMILFFGTQSSKAKYYMMSYQIQTYMNQRRFPSWIKTKVLKFYALRFRSNFFVESTMLKFVTGQLREDIIMHTGRHMVREVTFLKQLPWRLLIEISLKFQLAIFTEGDIIYQINSMGKVMYFINKGTVALYTSSGFELEHLEDGDHFGEIALLSEHKRRYDTAVAVTNCELFSLSREYVEIIERYRIAYDELKKLGVYRRRWALVVDEQYKAQLREQRNDKYNRYSNV